A part of bacterium genomic DNA contains:
- a CDS encoding Glu/Leu/Phe/Val dehydrogenase has product MAPQKTPRIHSKQTVSAFENAKRQFDAAARLLGLTENQIAMIKEPRRVTKVSLPVSMDDGRIEVFTAYRVQHNIARGPAKGGIRYSPMVCEDEVKALAFWMTYKCAVVDIPMGGGKGGIVCDPNQMSRGELERMSRRYFAEMHDLFGPDRDVPAPDVNTTGQIMAWMMDTFSMTNNNYTPAVITGKPLEIGGSKGREQATAQGMVFCVLQAAKHLKMDLKKTTVAIQGYGNAGSNAALLLAREGCKIVAISDEYGAFHDAKGIDPKHAIDYRKANGGKLTGYDKVSSAKQFANAMDLLEMEVDILIPAAIENQITDDNAGRVKCKLIAECANGPITPEADDILDANKIMIIP; this is encoded by the coding sequence ATGGCACCACAGAAGACGCCGAGGATTCATTCCAAGCAAACCGTATCTGCGTTTGAAAATGCCAAGCGGCAATTTGACGCGGCGGCTCGCTTACTCGGCCTCACCGAAAATCAGATCGCAATGATCAAGGAACCGCGTCGCGTGACGAAAGTCTCGTTGCCGGTTTCCATGGACGACGGGCGCATTGAAGTATTCACTGCATATCGTGTGCAGCACAACATCGCCCGCGGTCCCGCCAAGGGCGGCATTCGCTACAGCCCGATGGTGTGCGAAGACGAAGTCAAAGCACTCGCTTTCTGGATGACTTACAAATGCGCTGTTGTCGACATCCCAATGGGTGGCGGCAAGGGCGGTATCGTTTGCGATCCCAACCAAATGTCCCGCGGTGAACTCGAGCGGATGTCCCGCCGATACTTCGCTGAAATGCACGATTTATTCGGACCGGACCGCGACGTTCCAGCGCCCGACGTAAACACCACCGGCCAGATTATGGCATGGATGATGGATACGTTCTCGATGACCAACAATAATTACACCCCGGCAGTCATTACCGGTAAACCGTTGGAAATCGGTGGCAGCAAGGGCCGCGAACAAGCAACCGCACAAGGTATGGTATTCTGCGTATTGCAGGCTGCCAAACACCTCAAGATGGATCTCAAGAAGACAACCGTAGCAATCCAAGGCTACGGTAATGCCGGTTCCAATGCCGCGTTATTGTTAGCCCGCGAAGGTTGCAAAATCGTTGCCATCAGCGACGAATACGGCGCTTTCCACGACGCCAAAGGCATCGATCCCAAGCATGCGATCGACTACCGCAAAGCAAACGGCGGCAAATTGACCGGTTATGACAAAGTCTCGTCGGCAAAGCAATTTGCCAATGCGATGGACTTGTTAGAGATGGAAGTCGACATTCTGATCCCGGCGGCGATTGAAAATCAGATTACTGATGATAATGCCGGTCGCGTCAAGTGCAAGTTGATTGCCGAATGCGCAAACGGTCCGATTACCCCGGAAGCCGATGACATCCTCGACGCCAATAAGATCATGATCATTCC
- a CDS encoding MBL fold metallo-hydrolase: MTFWGTRGSLPSPGPATVRYGGNTTCVEVFLSSGETVVIDSGTGIRTLGNELMMRGSPVRVKLLFTHAHWDHVQGFPFFVPAFIAGNHIDIYGAPSAQKLIRYDIFEASDSSYFPVKKADFKATCIFHEDPSEFPQLKNCKISSIPMNHPGGGFSYKFQEHGKVFVFATDFELGKVYPEGTSQEDFKNFVKNADLLVLDAQYTDEEILYTRGWGHSTYNEAVQFACAAHVKQLVLYHHDPKRSDDELDHIVAQIRTRLVEKGCPLEVLAAREGETLSI, translated from the coding sequence GTGACATTTTGGGGTACGAGAGGCTCATTACCTTCTCCTGGCCCTGCAACTGTACGCTATGGTGGAAACACGACCTGCGTAGAAGTATTCCTTTCTTCGGGTGAAACTGTTGTAATCGATTCCGGTACGGGAATTCGCACTCTGGGTAACGAGTTAATGATGCGAGGAAGTCCCGTTCGAGTAAAGCTCTTGTTCACCCATGCCCATTGGGATCACGTGCAAGGATTCCCGTTTTTCGTCCCGGCATTCATCGCCGGAAACCATATCGACATCTATGGTGCCCCTTCCGCCCAAAAACTCATACGTTATGATATCTTCGAAGCGAGTGACAGTAGTTACTTTCCCGTTAAGAAAGCCGATTTTAAGGCAACATGTATCTTTCACGAAGATCCATCCGAGTTTCCGCAACTGAAAAACTGTAAAATTTCTTCGATTCCGATGAATCACCCTGGTGGTGGCTTTAGTTACAAGTTCCAAGAGCACGGCAAAGTGTTTGTTTTTGCGACCGATTTTGAATTAGGTAAAGTGTATCCAGAAGGTACTTCACAGGAAGATTTTAAGAATTTTGTAAAAAACGCCGATTTATTGGTGCTTGATGCACAGTACACCGACGAAGAGATACTATACACCCGTGGCTGGGGACATTCTACCTATAACGAAGCGGTACAGTTTGCCTGCGCTGCCCATGTAAAACAATTGGTGCTGTACCATCACGACCCAAAACGCAGTGACGATGAACTCGACCATATCGTCGCGCAGATTCGCACTCGACTTGTTGAAAAAGGCTGTCCCCTTGAAGTATTAGCTGCTCGGGAAGGCGAAACATTATCGATTTAG
- a CDS encoding MotA/TolQ/ExbB proton channel family protein, giving the protein MVRFIRSKSAYRYFLAKINRAGTFNDCYSFGRQYDATPAARVTALLAQRCEKEPDTDALERYAKVTGESELSQSEKGLSILATVGSTSPFIGLFGTVWGIMEAFIGIGKYGSPNLAVVAPGIAEALVCTAAGLVVAVPAVIGYNHFVGRVREEARRIETAAEIVLSLHRRFASGVR; this is encoded by the coding sequence ATGGTGCGATTTATCCGGTCGAAAAGTGCTTACAGGTACTTCTTAGCGAAAATAAACCGTGCCGGCACGTTTAACGACTGCTATTCATTTGGCAGACAATACGATGCTACTCCGGCGGCAAGGGTAACTGCTTTGCTCGCCCAACGCTGCGAAAAGGAACCGGATACCGACGCTTTGGAACGATACGCAAAAGTTACCGGTGAGAGTGAGTTAAGCCAAAGTGAAAAAGGGTTGTCAATCCTTGCGACGGTTGGCTCCACCTCCCCATTCATCGGATTGTTTGGTACGGTGTGGGGCATCATGGAAGCATTCATCGGGATTGGAAAGTATGGTTCGCCTAATCTTGCCGTAGTCGCACCCGGTATTGCAGAAGCGTTGGTTTGTACGGCAGCCGGGCTAGTGGTAGCAGTACCAGCGGTAATCGGATACAATCACTTTGTTGGGAGAGTTCGTGAAGAAGCTCGCCGCATCGAGACCGCTGCCGAGATCGTGCTTAGTCTTCATCGCCGCTTTGCAAGTGGAGTGCGCTAA
- a CDS encoding glucose-6-phosphate isomerase (catalyzes the formation of D-fructose 6-phosphate from D-glucose 6-phosphate), protein MPNHQLTPPLTIDVTNAMIPGPAGCFGIASPLLISPMRVKLSKAMAVAFQARETGEIAWAELASERSSVDLCIEYANVIKKKFRNFVQFGIGGSALGAQALLDAVCHPFANNLPGNVRIFVADNIDPDWLHGLFEIIDPKETAFHVVTKSGATPETMAQAFLAIEQVKQAVGDNWRDHLYITTDPRKGALKKWAVQENLPTLHIHPNVGGRFSVLTSVGLLAAAVAGVDVYALLDGAQWAEEKCWRENPEENPAAKLAALLYRADVENQIKMFVMMPYSSRLYRLGDWFRQLWAESVGKRLDLNGNEVFVGTTPIKALGATDQHSQVQLYVEGPKDKLTIFVEAPFNHEVTIPQGLPGDDSLSYLTGHTFNELIHSELRATERALAKAERPSICFALNGHTPEAIGAFFYLWEVTTAFAGYLYNINPFDQPGVETGKVTTAALLGKKGMEAEANAIRSERDAYPRILL, encoded by the coding sequence ATGCCCAACCACCAACTAACCCCACCATTAACAATAGATGTCACAAATGCGATGATACCTGGCCCTGCGGGATGTTTCGGAATTGCTTCTCCATTACTCATAAGTCCAATGCGCGTAAAATTGTCGAAAGCGATGGCAGTTGCTTTTCAAGCTCGTGAGACCGGAGAGATTGCATGGGCAGAGTTAGCGAGCGAACGTTCGTCGGTTGACCTTTGTATCGAATATGCGAATGTCATCAAGAAAAAGTTTCGTAATTTTGTCCAATTCGGTATCGGGGGCAGTGCCTTAGGAGCGCAAGCATTGCTTGACGCAGTGTGTCACCCATTTGCCAACAACCTTCCCGGCAATGTGCGCATCTTTGTCGCCGACAACATCGATCCCGATTGGTTGCACGGACTGTTTGAAATTATTGACCCGAAAGAAACCGCGTTTCATGTCGTTACGAAATCCGGCGCTACCCCGGAAACAATGGCGCAAGCATTTCTTGCCATCGAGCAAGTAAAGCAAGCCGTCGGTGACAATTGGCGCGACCATCTCTACATCACAACCGACCCTCGGAAAGGTGCGCTAAAAAAGTGGGCGGTACAGGAAAATCTCCCAACTTTACATATCCATCCCAATGTCGGTGGACGTTTTTCAGTATTGACATCCGTCGGATTATTGGCTGCCGCAGTCGCAGGTGTGGATGTATATGCATTGCTTGATGGCGCGCAGTGGGCGGAAGAAAAATGTTGGCGAGAGAATCCGGAAGAGAATCCTGCAGCAAAACTCGCTGCGTTGCTTTATCGCGCCGATGTCGAAAACCAGATTAAAATGTTTGTGATGATGCCTTATAGCAGTCGACTTTATCGTTTAGGCGACTGGTTTCGGCAACTATGGGCTGAATCGGTCGGAAAACGGCTCGATCTCAATGGCAACGAAGTATTTGTCGGTACAACTCCGATCAAAGCGCTGGGCGCTACTGATCAGCACTCGCAGGTACAACTATATGTCGAGGGACCAAAGGATAAACTAACGATTTTTGTCGAGGCCCCTTTTAATCACGAAGTCACAATCCCCCAAGGTTTGCCCGGTGACGACTCTTTGAGTTATTTGACCGGTCACACCTTTAACGAGCTGATACATTCGGAGCTGCGGGCAACGGAACGCGCACTGGCGAAAGCCGAGCGCCCCTCTATTTGCTTTGCATTAAACGGACATACTCCAGAAGCGATTGGCGCGTTCTTTTATCTATGGGAAGTCACCACCGCGTTCGCCGGATACCTCTACAACATTAATCCGTTCGATCAACCCGGAGTGGAAACTGGCAAAGTTACTACCGCAGCTTTACTTGGAAAAAAAGGAATGGAAGCGGAAGCTAATGCGATTCGCTCCGAACGTGACGCCTATCCCCGAATACTGCTGTAA
- a CDS encoding TonB C-terminal domain-containing protein, whose product MKIGLGISAGLHLLVAGAIIASSWNTMFHRQIGAPARATRQVSVISSDELPGRQRPIRSARPKVDKSEPKATDKTVPSKEKESVKESGNGGKGAKGAKSASKGGISTGMSIDGAFPHGYYLELVEKKIESMFRPSTRIGGLVTELRFVLQRNGRITDLKLQKSSGNALFDQAAQRAVLSASPLPPLPGDYGGNTLGVTYIFRSE is encoded by the coding sequence ATGAAAATCGGATTGGGCATTTCGGCGGGTTTACATCTTCTGGTGGCGGGAGCTATCATCGCCTCGAGTTGGAATACGATGTTCCATCGCCAGATTGGTGCTCCCGCTCGCGCGACCCGACAAGTGTCCGTCATCTCAAGTGATGAGTTACCGGGACGACAACGACCAATTCGATCCGCCCGACCAAAAGTTGATAAATCCGAACCGAAAGCGACCGATAAAACTGTTCCCAGTAAAGAAAAGGAATCCGTTAAGGAAAGCGGTAATGGCGGTAAAGGTGCTAAGGGGGCTAAGAGTGCCAGCAAAGGTGGCATTAGCACAGGAATGTCAATCGATGGAGCGTTTCCACACGGATACTACTTAGAACTGGTTGAAAAGAAAATTGAATCGATGTTTCGTCCTTCGACTCGGATTGGGGGCTTAGTGACAGAGTTACGGTTTGTTCTGCAACGGAACGGCCGGATTACCGATTTAAAACTGCAAAAGAGTTCGGGCAATGCGCTGTTCGACCAAGCGGCACAGCGCGCAGTGCTATCCGCCTCACCATTACCTCCTTTACCGGGTGATTATGGTGGCAACACGCTTGGTGTTACTTATATCTTCCGCTCGGAGTGA
- a CDS encoding biopolymer transporter ExbD yields MQLGEQGRQLSEINVTPLVDVMLVLLVIFIVTAPMLRSGVDVALPKTTKVPSISREGIDVTMKTDGALYIDQLPVRREDFVAAFKQITSSKANTPVYLRADETIPYGEVIKVVDLIKEAGVIDLGLVTEAQPDKKK; encoded by the coding sequence ATGCAACTGGGTGAACAAGGTCGTCAACTTTCGGAAATCAATGTCACTCCGTTAGTCGACGTGATGCTGGTACTCCTCGTTATCTTTATCGTCACAGCGCCAATGTTACGGAGCGGTGTCGATGTTGCTCTTCCGAAAACGACCAAAGTGCCGTCAATCAGCCGGGAAGGCATCGATGTTACGATGAAGACCGATGGTGCGCTGTATATCGACCAATTACCGGTTCGTCGGGAAGATTTCGTTGCCGCCTTCAAACAGATAACGTCGAGTAAAGCAAATACTCCGGTATATCTGCGTGCCGACGAGACGATACCCTACGGTGAAGTAATCAAAGTGGTTGATTTGATCAAGGAAGCCGGGGTAATCGATTTAGGATTGGTAACGGAAGCACAACCGGATAAGAAGAAGTAG
- the mdh gene encoding malate dehydrogenase → MKITVIGAGNVGATTATRLADQELASEVVLIDILDGIPQGKALDLWQSAPVQMSDTKVIGTNDYADTANSDIIVMTAGLARKPGMSRDDLRDANTAIVKDAISKAAPLSPNSIIIVVSNPLDVMTYVALKVSKFPSHRVFGMAGILDTARYKMFISEALGVSIRDIHGMVLGGHGDTMVPLPRYTSVGGIPLEHLMPKEKIDAIVKRTQNGGAEIVGYLKTGSAYYAPSAAAVEMVASIVKDRKRLLPVCAWLKGEYGYNDVYMGVPCILGKTGIENILEFPLNEDEKKLFATSVSHVTSELVKVTDL, encoded by the coding sequence ATGAAGATTACTGTAATTGGAGCGGGTAACGTCGGTGCGACGACCGCTACCCGCTTAGCCGACCAGGAATTGGCATCTGAAGTCGTATTGATCGACATCCTCGACGGCATTCCCCAAGGGAAAGCGCTTGACTTGTGGCAATCTGCCCCGGTCCAGATGTCCGACACCAAAGTGATCGGAACCAACGATTATGCCGATACCGCCAACAGCGACATCATTGTGATGACTGCTGGTTTAGCGCGTAAGCCCGGAATGTCCCGTGACGATCTCCGCGACGCGAACACCGCGATCGTGAAAGATGCAATTTCCAAAGCAGCCCCATTATCACCGAATTCAATAATCATCGTGGTGTCGAATCCCCTCGATGTGATGACATACGTTGCATTGAAAGTATCGAAATTCCCCAGCCATCGGGTATTCGGAATGGCGGGAATCCTCGACACTGCGCGTTACAAGATGTTTATCTCGGAAGCCCTCGGCGTTTCGATCCGCGACATCCATGGTATGGTGCTCGGTGGACACGGCGATACGATGGTGCCGCTGCCCCGCTACACGTCTGTTGGCGGAATTCCCCTTGAGCATTTAATGCCTAAGGAGAAGATTGATGCAATCGTCAAACGTACTCAAAATGGCGGAGCGGAAATCGTCGGATACCTCAAGACCGGTTCGGCATACTATGCGCCATCGGCGGCGGCCGTCGAAATGGTTGCATCAATCGTCAAAGACCGCAAGCGCTTATTGCCAGTTTGTGCATGGTTGAAGGGCGAATACGGATACAATGATGTATATATGGGTGTCCCCTGTATCCTCGGAAAAACCGGTATCGAAAATATCCTCGAATTCCCGTTAAACGAAGATGAGAAGAAACTGTTTGCAACATCCGTTAGTCACGTGACTTCTGAGTTGGTAAAAGTAACAGATTTGTAA